The following proteins are co-located in the Xyrauchen texanus isolate HMW12.3.18 chromosome 43, RBS_HiC_50CHRs, whole genome shotgun sequence genome:
- the LOC127635498 gene encoding putative nuclease HARBI1, producing MAGIVHRYHRVGGRGYRQRVYVERAQPLEQYTTEELYGRFRFGNADIKYIADLVRPKLQRRTRRSHSLSVEEQVLIGLRFYASGTFYQVVGDNMGVDKSTVSDVVKAVSIALASLVNQFVSLPKDVQIAQTKHKFFLLGNMPNTIGVIDCTHVHIQAPHERDWEYINRKGGAASTSNLWADADLIITNCVVKWPGSVHDARILRESALYRELQTNRPDGIILGDSAYPLLPWLMTPFLAATTPAQARFNTAHCKTRCAIERLNGVLKRRFACLNYLRVEPQGACNIILSVYRPAQHRYQAQCPSL from the coding sequence ATGGCAGGTATTGTCCATCGCTACCACCGTGTTGGTGGAAGAGGATACCGTCAAAGGGTGTATGTTGAGCGTGCACAACCACTGGAGCAATACACCACTGAAGAACTGTATGGTCGCTTTCGCTTTGGGAATGCTGATATTAAGTACATTGCAGACCTTGTCAGGCCAAAACTTCAACGGAGAACCCGAAGgagtcacagtctgtctgtggaagAACAGGTCCTCATTGGTCTGCGCTTCTATGCATCTGGGACTTTCTACCAAGTTGTTGGTGATAATATGGGAGTGGACAAATCAACTGTGAGTGATGTAGTGAAAGCTGTGTCAATTGCATTGGCCAGCCTGGTCAATCAGTTTGTTTCACTTCCAAAGGATGTCCAGATTGCCCAGACCAAGCACAAGTTTTTTCTTTTGGGGAACATGCCCAATACTATTGGGGTTATTGACTGCACTCATGTGCATATCCAAGCACCTCATGAGAGGGATTGGGAGTACATCAACCGAAAGGGAGGCGCAGCATCAACATCCAACTTGTGGGCTGATGCTGACCTCATCATCACAAACTGTGTCGTGAAGTGGCCTGGGTCTGTTCATGATGCACGCATCCTGAGAGAGAGTGCTTTATACAGAGAGCTCCAAACCAACCGACCGGATGGCATAATATTAGGAGACAGTGCCTATCCACTCCTACCATGGCTGATGACTCCTTTTCTTGCAGCAACCACACCTGCGCAGGCACGCTTCAACACTGCTCATTGCAAAACAAGATGTGCAATTGAGCGTTTAAATGGAGTTCTGAAGAGACGCTTTGCATGCCTTAACTACTTGCGAGTGGAACCACAGGGAGCATGCAACATAATACTTAGCGTGTATCGTCCTGCACAACATCGCTACCAGGCGCAATGTCCCTCTCTGTGA
- the LOC127636148 gene encoding aerolysin-like protein, translating to MPYPTTLYKIGGKGGFPFSFTGQNNGASLEKIGVLVEGWQVRAVRVWLSDGNNQTFGERSGPYQEFTFQPGECFTSLSLWGNGAGTHLGAIKFKTSQSREFFVKMTSWPLKTEYPIDVGSGFCLGVVGRAGADIDSMGFLFLNAVQSAVLTNVNYPTINQKVPQVSLEELKAITYTNDTSVTQTQDIGISKTVSTTSSWSVSNNFTATFSMEVKARIPEIAEVSTGFRFTVGTENTYSHEQTEERTETLTSKIEVPPGKKVDVDITIGRSSFDLPYTGTVIITCKNGSVLQYETSGQYKGVTYTDIKVNTKESNL from the coding sequence ATGCCCTACCCAACAACTCTATATAAAATTGGTGGTAAAGGAGGTTTTCCATTTTCATTTACTGGTCAGAACAACGGTGCCAGTCTAGAGAAGATCGGGGTTTTGGTTGAAGGATGGCAGGTGAGGGCTGTCAGGGTCTGGCTTTCAGATGGGAACAATCAAACCTTTGGGGAACGATCAGGACCGTATCAAGAGTTCACGTTCCAGCCTGGTGAGTGTTTCACCTCACTGTCCCTGTGGGGAAATGGAGCTGGAACACATCTCGGAGCCATCAAATTCAAGACCAGTCAGTCTAGAGaattttttgtgaaaatgacaaGCTGGCCATTAAAAACAGAATACCCTATTGATGTCGGATCTGGATTTTGTCTGGGTGTTGTAGGAAGAGCTGGTGCAGACATCGACTCTATGGGATTTCTGTTTCTCAATGCCGTTCAATCAGCGGTTCTCACCAATGTCAATTATCCCACCATTAACCAAAAGGTTCCTCAGGTCAGTCTGGAAGAACTTAAGGCCATCACGTACACAAATGACACCTCAGTCACTCAAACACAAGACATTGGAATTTCAAAGACAGTATCCACTACATCCTCATGGTCTGTGAGTAACAACTTCACAGCTACATTTTCTATGGAAGTCAAGGCTCGGATTCCAGAGATTGCCGAAGTTTCAACAGGATTCCGTTTTACTGTTGGAACAGAAAACACATACAGTCACGAGCAAACGGAAGAAAGAACGGAAACTCTGACTTCCAAAATAGAAGTTCCTCCAGGAAAGAAGGTTGATGTTGATATCACCATTGGCAGATCCAGTTTTGATCTGCCTTACACGGGCACAGTAATTATAACGTGCAAGAATGGCAGTGTGCTACAGTATGAAACTAGCGGCCAATACAAAGGTGTCACCTACACCGATATCAAAGTGAACACTAAAGAGTCCAACCTGTGA